TCGCGCCGAGTTTCGTATGAATCTCGGTCACCACGCCGTCGAAATCGGCGCCGGTTCGGTCCATCTTGTTGACCAGCGCGACGATCGGAACGTGATACTTCTGGGCCTGCCGCCAGACCGTCTCGCTCTGGGGCTGGACCTTACCGACCGAACAGAACACCGCAACGGCACCGTCGAGCACACGCAGCGAACGCTCCACCTCCGCCGTGAAGTCGACGTGTCCGGGAGTGTCGATGATATTGATCCGGTGATTCTTCCAATAGCAGGTGGTGGCGGCGCTGGTGATCGTGATGCCGCGCTCGCGCTCCTGTGCCATCCAGTCCATGGTGGCGGTACCCTCGTGGGTATCGCCGATCTTGTAGTTCACGCCGCAATAGAAAAGGATACGCTCGGTCAGAGTGGTTTTGCCCGCGTCGATGTGGGCCATGATGCCGATGTTGCGATAGTCCTTGAGCGCATGCTTGCGGTTCGGGGACTCATGATATTGGGTTTTGTCTTGGTCGGTACTCATAGTGTTCGTTCCCGGCGATTACCAGCGGTAATGAGCGAACGCCTTGTTCGCCTGCGCCATTTTAAAGGTGTCTTCTTTCTTCTTGATCGAGGAACCGGTGTTCTCGAAAGCATCCAACAGTTCGCCGGCGAGCGAATCGGTCATCGACTTGCCCTTGCGGCCGCGGGAATAGCTCGTGATCCAGCGCATCGCCAGAGCGACCTGACGCTCCGGATCGACTTCGATCGGAACCTGATAGGTCGCACCGCCGACGCGGCGGCTCTTGACTTCAAGCTTCGGCTTCACGTTCTCGAGCGCCTGCAGGAACACATCGAGCGGCTGCATCTCCGGCTTCTTCGCCTGAATCACGTCGAACGCACCGTAGACGATCTGCTGCGCGGTGGACTTCTTGCCGCGGTTCATGATCGTATTGATCAGACGGGCCACCAGCTCGCTATTGTACTTGACGTCGGGAATCAGCTCCCGCTTCACAACTCTGCGTCTTCTCATCTCTTTCGCACCCTATCTATGATATTGAGTTCTCTATCGATTACTTCTTCTTGCCCTTGGCCTCTTCCTGGCCCGGCTTCGGACGCTTCGCGCCGTACTTCGAACGGCCCTGACGGCGCTTGTCGACGCCGAGGCTGTCGAGCGCGCCGCGGACGATGTGGTAACGCACGCCCGGGAGGTCGCGGACACGTCCGCCCTTCACGAGAACCACCGAGTGTTCCTGAAGGTTGTGGCCTTCGCCGCCGACGTAGGCGGTGACTTCCTGCCCGTTGGTCAGACGGACACGCGCGATCTTGCGCAACGCCGAGTTCGGCTTCTTCGGGGTACGGGTCGTCACCTGCAGACAGACGCCGCGGCGCTGCGGGCAGGCGCTCAACGCCTTCGATTTGCTTTTCTTCGCCTTCTCTTCGCGTCCGAAACGCACCAGCTGGTTGATTGTCGGCATAACAAATTCCTGCTTTCTTATATTTTCAATCGAATTATAAAAGACTTAACATACATCAAAGACTTATAAAATAATACCGCAAACCGGGTTTTGCAAATCACTTACCGATTTTTTTGCCAAATTTCTTCCGGCACCCGGATTCCGGCCGCCGCTCCGGATCTGCCGGATCCGGGCGGCGAACCGCTCTGCGCTTACTCGTTTTCGTCGTCAAACCCGGCATCGTCGAGCCCGGCGTCATCCAGATCGGCAAACGCGTCGTCGTCGAATTCGGCGACCATCTCCTTCGCCTCGTCCGGCAGCGAATCCTCCTCCTCGTCTCCGAAGATGGCGGCATCGCTCTTGTTCTCGGATTCCCGCCAGGCCGCGGCGATCTCCTCGACCGAACGCTCGCTCTCGCGCACCGGCAGCTCCGGCTCGATCTCGGTGCCGAGATATTTGAGCCGGATCGACTGCATGATCTCCGTGCCGGTACCGGCCGGAATCAGATGGCCCGTGATCACGTTTTCCTTGAAGCCGTTCAGGTTGTCCACCTTGCCGACCGTCGCCGCCTCAGTCAGAATACGGGTGGTGTCCTGGAACGACGCCGCCGAGATGAAGCTTTCGGTTTCGAGGGCCGCTTTCGTGATGCCGAGCAGGATCGGCTCGGCTTCCGCCGGCTTGCCGCCCTTCTCGATCATCTCACGGTTGACCCGGTCGAATTCGGTGCGGTCGAGCTGCTCGCCCGGCAGATAGTCGGTCGACCCGGATTCGGTGATCCGGACCTTCTGCATCATCTGCCGGATGATGATTTCAACGTGCTTGTCGTTGATTTCGACGCCCTGCGCACGGTAGACGAGCTGAATCGCATCGACCAGGTGCCGCTGGAGCTCATGGATGCCGCAGACTTCGAGCAGCGTGTGCGGAACGATCGAACCTTCCGTCAGCTTCTGACCCTTGCGGACGAAGTCGCCCTTGCTCACGGTCAGATGCTTGTGCGGCGGAATGTTGTTGTGCTCCTCGGTCATGCCGGACTCCGGATCGCGGATCAGCAGCTGGCGCTTGCCGCGGGTCATCTTGTCGACCTCGATATAACCGTCGATGCGGGCAATCTCCGCCACGTCCTTCGGCACACGCGCTTCGAACAGCTCCGCGATGCGCGGCAGACCGCCGGTGATGTCCTTGTTCTTGGCCGACTGCCGCGGAACGCGCGCCACGACCATGCCCGGGGTGACCTTCGCGCCCGGCTTGGTCATCAGCACTGCGCCGGCCGGCAGCGGATAGTTCGCGAGGAACTGCCCGTCCGGCGAATTGATGACGATCTGCGGGTGCAGGTCCTCGCGGTGTTCCATGACCGTGGCCTGATCGGAACCGCCGCGCTTCTGCTTCTGCAGCGTCACGCCCTCCACGAGGTCGTGCAGCTCAACCACACCGGCCTCTTCGATGATGATCGGCACGTGGTTCGCCTCCCACTGCACGAACACCTCGTTGGCCTTCACGCTGTCGCCGTCGTTCTTGTCGATCACCGAACCGGCTTCGAGCTCATAGCGGTCGAGCTCGGCCTCCTTCAGCGCAT
This Victivallis lenta DNA region includes the following protein-coding sequences:
- the rpsG gene encoding 30S ribosomal protein S7: MRRRRVVKRELIPDVKYNSELVARLINTIMNRGKKSTAQQIVYGAFDVIQAKKPEMQPLDVFLQALENVKPKLEVKSRRVGGATYQVPIEVDPERQVALAMRWITSYSRGRKGKSMTDSLAGELLDAFENTGSSIKKKEDTFKMAQANKAFAHYRW
- the rpsL gene encoding 30S ribosomal protein S12, with the translated sequence MPTINQLVRFGREEKAKKSKSKALSACPQRRGVCLQVTTRTPKKPNSALRKIARVRLTNGQEVTAYVGGEGHNLQEHSVVLVKGGRVRDLPGVRYHIVRGALDSLGVDKRRQGRSKYGAKRPKPGQEEAKGKKK